From one Leishmania panamensis strain MHOM/PA/94/PSC-1 chromosome 9 sequence genomic stretch:
- a CDS encoding hypothetical protein (TriTrypDB/GeneDB-style sysID: LpmP.09.1300), whose protein sequence is MYPNNSDITTVSASESGAAGKSASPANLKDCEEAARQPNAVFVNVYDILKFNSWLWSVGIGVHHVGIQVYDAEYQFGRCDEGSGVRVVEPRHSSPHIFREQFYVGQTQLSALAVQELVSSFAQSDTWLGSRYHLVKHNCIHFAHAFCEALLPPNVRVAQMRTALPSMYQCAYMEEVEVDAQRYSLPVLIPPHVDRLSNYAASYLPDSVLQMLDSMDNSFIVP, encoded by the coding sequence CGGGCGCAGCCGGCAAGTCGGCTTCACCTGCTAACCTCAAAGACTGCGAGGAAGCAGCTCGCCAGCCCAATGCCGTCTTCGTCAACGTATACGACATCTTAAAGTTCAACTCATGGCTTTGGTCGGTGGGCATTGGGGTGCATCACGTCGGCATTCAGGTGTACGACGCCGAGTACCAGTTTGGCCGCTGCGATGAGGGCAGTGGCGTCCGTGTCGTTGAGCCTCGACACTCTTCGCCGCACATTTTCCGAGAGCAGTTTTATGTCGGGCAGACGCAGCTAAGCGCTCTAGCAGTGCAGGAGCTCGTGTCCAGCTTTGCTCAGAGCGACACGTGGCTGGGGAGCAGGTATCACCTCGTGAAGCACAACTGCATCCACTTCGCGCACGCCTTCTGTGaagcgttgctgccgcccaACGTGCGGGTGGCGCAGATgcgcacggcgctgccgtctaTGTACCAGTGCGCGTACATGGAGGAAGTTGAGGTGGACGCCCAGCGGTACTCGCTGCCGGTGCTCATTCCTCCTCATGTGGATCGCCTGAGCAACTATGCGGCCTCTTACCTACCAGACTCAGTTCTGCAGATGCTGGACTCCATGGACAACTCCTTCATAGTCCCCTGA